The following nucleotide sequence is from Candidatus Obscuribacterales bacterium.
CCAGCACACTGCGATCCATGAAGGCCCCCGGATCGCCCTCATCACCATTGCAGATCACATACTTTTGATCGCCGGGCATTTTGCCCACCGTCGCCCATTTGAGACCCGTGGGATAGCCGCCGCCGCCCCGGCCCCGAAGACCGCTGCGGGTAATTTCGTCTACGACGTCCGCTGGGGTAAGTTCATAGAGCGCCTTATAGAGCCCTTGATAGCCCCCCGCTGCAATGTAGTCCTCAATTCGCTCCGGATCCAGCTTGCCGCTGTGCTGCCGAACAATTTTCATCTGGCGCGAAAAGAAGGGATGGTGAACATCTCCTTGGATCGGCGTCGCCTCACCGCCGTGCAGCGCGTCAATAATGCTGCTGGCGGTTTCCGGTGTCACCTCTTCATAGAGCAGCTCCTCCGGATCCACCTGCACCAAGGGGCCACGGCCGCAAAAGCCCATACAGCCAACGCCCACCACCTCAACGCGATCGCCCAGATTGGCGTCCTCCACCGCGTTTTGCATATTGCGCATCACGTCCAGCGAATTAGCCGCCCGGCAGCCAGTGGAGGTGCAGCAATGCACTCGAACACTTCGCTGTCGCTGCTTTTCAGTCTCTGCAATCTCTAAGAGTTCTGCCCAGTCCATACTATCTCCTCTTATCTAGGGATGAACCGCATCGAAGGGTCAGCCGTTCATCTAAATCTCGCGATCGGGGAATCGGTACTGAAGTCGGTACTGAGTCGGTGTTTAACTCGACTGCCAAGCCCGGATTTTGGCGATCGCTGCCTCAGGTTCTACCTTGCCGGCAATGCTGCCATCAAACACCACCGCCGGGGCAATACCACAGGCTCCTAAGCAACGAGCCGCCATCAGCGATACTTGGTCATCCTCGGTGGTCGATCCCACTTCAATGCCCAGCTCCTTCTCCAAGGCCTCCACCACCTTGCCACCACCCTTCACATAGCAGGCGGTACCCATGCAAACGACGCAGGTGTGAGCCCCATTGGGCTTCAGGGAAAAGAGATGGTAAAACGTTGCCACGCCGTAGACGCGGCTGAGGGGTAGTTTTAGCCCACGGGCAATGTAGGTTAAGGTATCTTCTTCGAGGTATCCAAAGGCTTCCTGGGCAACGTGCAGCACCTCAATCAGCGCATCTGATCGATATTGGTTGCGCTTCATGGTGATGTCGATTTTCTTGAAGCGGCGATCGCCTTCAGCCTTAGGAGATTTGGACGTTCCCTGAACAGGTTTTGCATCTGGCACAGATTGAACCGACGTAGACGGCATAGTGGTCTCCTCTCGTGGCGGCAGGTGGGCCCGGTTCTTGGCCATTGAGCCTAGCAGGGCGTCAAGGGTCGAGAAGCAGGGACAGTTTTACCCACAGAAAAACGGCGTCAGCGATCGCAGGTCATCGATCATCGCAAAGGCAGCCAAGGTGATTGGATGCGCACCTCAGCCCGTGAGAAGGCGATCGCGAACAGTTCCGTTCACCCCATCACTATATCAATGGCGATCGCATCTCGAATCATTTTTATAGAATTAAAAAATGTTTCTATAGGATTGGACTCACTTCAGTAAATGTTTGTATAGATTTCGTTCAACTATCATTTAATCTCTCATAGATAAACCCAATGATGACTCTTGCAATCGACTAGTGTTTTCAGGCTTAACGTCCCTGATTTTCATGCTTTTAAGCCAATATGGCCAGGAAAAGTTTCTATCATAAACCTAAGGCTGCATCGTAAACTACCGCATCTCAAACAAGACTTCAA
It contains:
- a CDS encoding NAD(P)H-dependent oxidoreductase subunit E, producing the protein MDWAELLEIAETEKQRQRSVRVHCCTSTGCRAANSLDVMRNMQNAVEDANLGDRVEVVGVGCMGFCGRGPLVQVDPEELLYEEVTPETASSIIDALHGGEATPIQGDVHHPFFSRQMKIVRQHSGKLDPERIEDYIAAGGYQGLYKALYELTPADVVDEITRSGLRGRGGGGYPTGLKWATVGKMPGDQKYVICNGDEGDPGAFMDRSVL
- the hoxE gene encoding bidirectional hydrogenase complex protein HoxE — translated: MPSTSVQSVPDAKPVQGTSKSPKAEGDRRFKKIDITMKRNQYRSDALIEVLHVAQEAFGYLEEDTLTYIARGLKLPLSRVYGVATFYHLFSLKPNGAHTCVVCMGTACYVKGGGKVVEALEKELGIEVGSTTEDDQVSLMAARCLGACGIAPAVVFDGSIAGKVEPEAAIAKIRAWQSS